A single region of the Glycine max cultivar Williams 82 chromosome 20, Glycine_max_v4.0, whole genome shotgun sequence genome encodes:
- the LOC547801 gene encoding extensin-2 has translation MTARGSDPIRGRLRPQMALALAIALISITLVSVNADGYPYYSPPPPYQYTSPPPPPYLYKSPPPPSPSPPPPYYYKSPPPPSPSPPPPYYYKSPPPPSPSPPPPYYYKSPPPPEKSPAPTPYYYKSPPPPSPSPPPPYYYKSPPPPSPSPPPPYYYKSPPPPSPSPPPPYYYKSPPPPSPSPPPPYYYKSPPPPSPSPPPPYYYKSPPPPEKSPAPTPYYYKSPPPPSPTPYYYKSPPPPSPTPYYYKSPPPPPPYYYKSPPPPSPAPYYYKSPPPPPPYYYKSPPPPPYYYKSPPPPSPTPYYYKSPPPPSPTPYYYKSPPPPPPYYYKSPPPPSPAPYYYKSPPPPPPYYYKSPPPPPYYYKSPPPPSPTPYYYKSPPPPSPTPYYYKSPPPPPYYYKSPPPPSPTPYYYKSPPPPSPTPYYYKSPPPPSPTPYYYKSPPPPPYYYKSPPPPSPTPYYYNSPPPPVVYPPHPYHPHHHPLIVKVVGKVYSYKCYDWEYPEKSHNKKHLKGAVVEVKCKAGRNIIKAYGETKSNGKYSITVKDFNYVKYGPTVCKAKLYAPPKGSPFNIPTKLNEGTDLKVKSKDKYEVVLKAKPFAYASKKHFEDCYKPKPSPTPYYYKSPPPPSPVYIYKSPPPPSPTYVYKSPPPPVKSPPYYYQSPPPPSPKPKPPYYYQSPPPPSPVPKPPYYYQSPPPPSPVYIYKSPPPPSPTYVYKSPPPPVKSPPYYYQSPPPPSPKPKPPYYYKSPPPPSPKPKPPYYYQSPPPPSPVPKPPYYYQSPPPPSPVPKPPYYYKSPPPPSPVPKPPYYYQSPPPPSPIPKPPYYYHSPPPPSPSPPPPYYYKSPPPPSPSPPPPYYYKSPPPPSPVPKPPYYYHSPPPPSPSPPPPYYYKSPPPPSPSPPPPYYYKSPPPPSPVPKPPYYYHSPPPPSPSPPPPYYYKSPPPPSPVPKPPYYYHSPPPPSPSPPPPYYYKSPPPPSPSPPPPYYYKSPPPPSPVPKPPYYYHSPPPPSPSPPPPYYYKSPPPPSPSPPPPYYYKSPPPPSPSPPPPYYYHSPPPPKEHVHPPYYYHSPPPPSPSPPPPYYYKSPPPPSPSPPPPYYYHSPPPPSPSPPPPYYYHSPPPPSPSPPSPYYYKSPPPPSPSPPPPYYYQSPPPPSPTSHPPYYYKSPPPPTSYPPPPYHYVSPPPPSPSPPPPYHYTSPPPPSPAPAPKYIYKSPPPPVYIYASPPPPIYK, from the exons ATGACTGCAAGGGGCAGCGACCCCATAAGGGGTCGTCTTCGGCCGCAAATGGCCTTGGCCTTGGCCATTGCTTTGATTTCTATCACTTTGGTTTCCGTTAATGCTGATGGTTACCCTTACTATTCCCCTCCTCCACCTTACCAGTACACCTCACCACCTCCTCCTCCTTACCTCTACAAGTCTCCTCCCCCACCctctccttcacctcctcctccatACTATTATAAATCTCCACCACCACCCTCTCCCTCACCTCCACCCCCTTATTATTATAAGTCTCCACCACCACCTTCACCATCTCCTCCACCACCCTATTATTACAAGTCTCCACCTCCACCTGAAAAGTCTCCCGCTCCAACTCCCTACTACTATAAGTCTCCACCACCACCTTCTCCATCTCCTCCACCACCCTACTATTACAAgtctcctccaccaccatcTCCCTCACCCCCCCCACCTTACTATTACAAGTCTCCTCCTCCACCATCTCCCTCACCTCCACCTCCTTATTATTACAAGTCTCCACCACCACCTTCACCATCCCCTCCACCACCTTACTATTACAAGTCTCCGCCACCACCTTCTCCTTCCCCTCCACCACCCTACTATTACAAGTCTCCGCCACCACCTGAAAAGTCTCCAGCTCCAACTCCTTACTACTATAagtctcctcctcctccatcaCCAACTCCTTACTATTACAAGTCTCCACCACCTCCCTCTCCAACTCCGTACTACTATAAGTCTCCTCCTCCGCCGCCACCTTATTACTACAAGTCTCCACCCCCACCATCCCCAGCTCCTTACTACTACAAGTCTCCACCCCCACCACCACCTTATTACTACAAGTCTCCTCCCCCACCACCTTACTATTACAaatctcctcctcctccatcaCCAACTCCTTACTATTACAAGTCTCCACCACCTCCCTCTCCAACTCCGTACTACTATAAGTCTCCTCCTCCGCCGCCACCTTATTACTACAAGTCTCCACCCCCACCATCCCCAGCTCCTTACTACTACAAGTCTCCACCCCCACCACCACCTTACTACTACAAGTCTCCTCCCCCACCACCTTACTATTACAaatctcctcctcctccatcCCCAACTCCCTACTATTATAAATCTCCTCCTCCCCCTTCCCCCACTCCTTACTACTACAAGTCTCCACCCCCACCACCTTATTATTACAAATCTCCTCCTCCTCCCTCCCCAACTCCCTACTACTACAaatctcctcctcctccttcaccCACTCCTTACTATTACAAGTCTCCACCTCCACCATCCCCAACTCCTTACTATTACAAgtctcctcctccaccaccttaCTATTACAaatctcctcctcctccatcCCCTACTCCCTACTACTATAACTCTCCTCCTCCACCAGTTGTGTATCCCCCACACCCTTACCATCCGCACCACCACCCTTTGATTGTGAAGGTAGTGGGTAAAGTCTACAGCTACAAGTGTTATGACTGGGAGTATCCCGAAAAGTCTCATAACAAGAAACACCTCAAAG GTGCTGTTGTGGAGGTGAAATGCAAAGCAGGAAGAAATATTATCAAGGCTTATGGTGAAACTAAGAGCAACGGAAAGTATAGCATCACAGTTAAGGACTTCAATTATGTCAAATATGGACCTACAGTGTGCAAGGCCAAGCTTTATGCTCCACCTAAGGGATCACCCTTCAACATACCTACCAAGTTGAACGAAGGAACAGACTTGAAGGTGAAATCGAAAGACAAGTATGAAGTTGTGCTTAAGGCTAAGCCATTTGCTTATGCTTCAAAGAAGCATTTTGAAGACTGCTACAAGCCCAAGCCTTCACCAACTCCTTACTACTACAAGTCGCCTCCTCCTCCATCTCCAGTTTACATATACAAGTCGCCACCTCCCCCATCACCTACTTATGTTTACAAGTCACCACCTCCACCTGTGAAGTCACCTCCATATTATTATCAATCTCCACCTCCACCATCACCAAAACCTAAACCTCCATATTACTATCAATCACCACCTCCACCATCACCAGTACCCAAGCCTCCTTATTACTATCagtctcctcctcctccatctCCAGTTTACATATACAAGTCACCACCTCCCCCATCACCTACTTATGTTTACAAGTCACCACCTCCACCTGTGAAGTCACCTCCATATTATTATCAATCTCCACCTCCACCATCACCAAAACCTAAGCCACCATACTATTACAAATCACCACCTCCGCCTTCACCAAAACCTAAACCTCCATATTACTATCAATCACCACCTCCACCATCACCAGTGCCCAAGCCTCCTTATTACTATCaatctcctcctcctccatcaCCGGTTCCTAAGCCACCATATTACTACAAATCTCCACCTCCTCCATCACCAGTTCCTAAGCCACCATACTATTACCAGTCTCCACCTCCACCATCACCGATTCCTAAACCCCCATACTATTACCACTCTCCACCTCCACCATCACCTTCTCCTCCTCCCCCATACTATTATAAATCACCACCCCCACCTTCACCATCCCCTCCTCCTCCTTACTATTATAAATCTCCCCCACCACCTTCACCAGTTCCTAAACCCCCATACTATTACCACTCTCCACCTCCACCATCACCTTCTCCTCCTCCCCCATACTATTATAAATCACCACCCCCACCTTCACCATCCCCTCCTCCTCCTTACTATTATAAATCTCCCCCACCACCTTCACCAGTTCCTAAACCTCCATACTATTATCACTCTCCACCCCCACCATCACCTTCTCCTCCTCCCCCATACTATTATAAATCTCCCCCACCACCTTCACCAGTTCCTAAACCCCCATACTATTACCACTCTCCACCTCCACCATCACCTTCTCCTCCTCCCCCATACTATTATAAATCACCACCCCCACCTTCACCATCCCCTCCTCCTCCTTACTATTATAAATCTCCCCCACCACCTTCACCAGTTCCTAAACCCCCATACTATTATCACTCTCCACCTCCACCATCACCTTCTCCTCCTCCCCCATACTATTATAAATCACCACCCCCACCTTCACCATCCCCTCCTCCTCCTTACTATTATAAATCTCCCCCACCACCTTCACCATCCCCACCACCACCTTATTATTATCATTCCCCACCTCCACCTAAAGAGCATGTACACCCTCCCTACTACTACcactcaccaccaccaccatcccCATCTCCACCACCTCCTTATTATTATAAATCCCCTCCACCACCATCCCCTTCTCCTCCTCCCCCCTACTACTATCActctccaccaccaccatctccttctcctcctcctccctaCTACTACCActctccaccaccaccatcccCATCACCGCCGTCTCCATATTATTACAAATCCCCTCCACCTCCATCTCCATCTCCACCACCTCCTTACTACTATCAAAGTCCTCCTCCACCATCTCCCACTTCTCATCCTCCCTATTACTACAAATCCCCTCCACCACCAACGTCATATCCTCCACCTCCTTACCACTACGTGAGCCCTCCACCACCTTCTCCATCTCCTCCCCCACCATACCATTACACATCACCACCTCCTCCTTCCCCAGCTCCTGCTCCCAAGTACATTTACAAATCACCTCCACCTCCGGTTTATATCTATGCTTCCCCACCTCCACCTATCTACAAGTAA